The DNA sequence ATAGAATATTATGGGCAAATATTAGGTGCGCTATATACAACACCTACGGTAGGACTTAAGCCTTCATCTAAAACTTTATTTCCAGAAGCATCAAATACTTGATAAGTAACTTCTTCATCATAACTTCCTTCATTAAAAGATATTTCCAAATCACTTTCCGTAGGAACTAAAACTTTAACAGTACCGGTTCCACCGCTATCTAAAGTTACTTCGCCTACAACAATATCTCCAGCAACTGTAAATGTTAATGAAGCGCCATTCCAGCCATCTGCATAAGCGTCTTGCATATCAACAGTCCATTCGCAAGGTGTTCCAAGAACAATGATATCTTCAATGCTACTTACCTCAGATTCTAAACCATTAAAGGCTTTTTCTTTAACTGTTACGGTAACAAGATCTTCTTTTTGTGTAAAAAGGATACCCATTTTGTCTGTTCTTCCCTCAATAGGTTTTAGTTCAGCTCCTGAAACTGTCCAGATATATTCTGAACCACCTCTAGGTGGCGACACACTATAGATTAATTCTGAACCAACAAAACCAACACTAGGACCATTAAAATTAAAGATTTCAGGGATTACTTTGCCTGAATCACTTTCTAATTTATCATCATCTTCACAAGACAAAATGAATAGCGATGAAGCGATGAATATTAAACTATATGTAAAAAGTTTATTGAATTTTTTCATTTTTTTATTTTTAGAATTAAACAAAATTACCAGCCTCCATTAGAAACATCAATTCCATCAGCATTACTTACACCTCCAATGGTGTAATTTTCATATCCTCCTGCTAAAAGGTAAGCTCCTGGTACTGGTAAATGTAAAGGGGTACCTATTTGTAATAGGTCATTTTTTCTCATTTCAAAGAAACCAATTCCCATACCGGATGTTAATAATTCAATAGATCTTTCGTAATGGATGGCATCTACGACTTCATCAAAAGAAGCGGTTTCACTAAGTGGTGTTAATTCACCTCTAAGAACACGAGAAGATGCGTTTATAATAGTAACTGCATCCGCTATAGCACCTCCAGACCTTAAAATAGCTTCGGCTTTATATAAATCGTTCTCAGCAATTAGCATTTCAGGTACAGCAGCTGTTTGCTCTGATACAAAAATTTCTTCATCATATCGAGAATGTCTGTAGTTAGAGTAATGATATGTACCTCTATCAGGTCTAAAACCTTGACTATCTAAATACTCAAAGTCTGTATCCAATCTACTATCATTGCTAGTTGCTGGATCCAATATGGATGCAGAGGCAGGCCAACGAGCAGGACTTGAAGGGTCTAAAAGATTAACAACTCGCATATCAACTCGTGCCCATCCTGATACATTAGCATAGTATAGCCATTCGCTCCACCAATTTACAGCCCCATCCCATAATATTTCAACATCATAGGTTATTCCGTTGTTGGCATAATTTAAAACTTTATCCCAATCTAAAGCATCCCGTTGAGTTGAATTTCTTGGTGTATTTGCTAATAATCTAGCGCCCATAGAGTTTAAAAACTCTGACCATTCTTCACTTGTTAATGATAAACCATTTATAGCATCTACAGTAAACGTGTTGTTATCTGCCAATTCTATAGCTCTATCTAATTTTTCAAGAGCAACATCCATAGCTAAAGCAGGACTTGTAGCTTCGCTATCAAATAATGGACCTGTTTCATCTACAATCCATACACGATCATAAACCAAAGCAATGTAACCTATAGCGACCGCTTGACCAAATCTAGCTAAAGATTCAGTTTTAGCAGGGTCTTCTGTAGCAAGCGTCCCTTCATTGATGTTTTTAATAACAGTAGATTGGTTTGCAAGTAGCGTGTATAGTGCTGTGTAATAATCTTCGGAAGCAGAAGCATTAGAGTACCCGGGGTTATTATCCCAAGCTTTTCTTGGTTCTCCAGACATATCGTTCATACCTTGATTTCCATGAGAACAAGTTCGCATATCTGCCATAGTTGTTAACATTAATGCTGGGCCATCATATGAATTAACAGCACTAAACCAAGATTGGAATGCACTTAAAGCTGTAGCTTCACTTGCTACTTCCTCTGGTGTTGGATTGGCAGTATAAGGCGTATCCAAAGAGGCATCAAAATCATCACATGAACTGAAAACAGCCAAGATGAATAGAAATATTGTATATAATTTAAAATTTTTCATAGTCTTAAAATTTAAACAGGATTGATAGTTTGTAACTTGAAGTTACAGGGTAAGAATTCTGATCTACAGCAAAATATTGTTGTGTGCTTGAATCATATAGCTGTACTTCTGGGTCCCAACCAGAATAATCTGTAAAGGTTAATAAATTAGTTCCTGTAAGTCCCACTCTTATTGAATCAAAAAATCCATTTGCAACACCAGCTAATTGGTCTTTTTGTAAAGTGTAGAATAAAGAAACTTCTCTAAGTTTAACATAAGTACCGTCTTCTACCCAGTATTTGTAATCTTGATTTACAGCATATAAACCTTGGTAGTAATTGATAGATTTCTTTTCAGACTCTGCATAGCCAGACTGATCCATCATAACATGTCTATTGTCACGAGTTAACCATTGTGCATTTCTGTTGTAAATATCCCCGCCTTGTTTCCAATCTACAAGCATGTATAATCCGAAATTTTTGTAGCTAAAATCATTTCTAAATCCAACTTTAAAATCTGCATTAGCATTACCAATATCTCCTAAGACTTTGTCGCCATTTTCATCAACTAAATCAATAGGTTTTTCTAAAGAAGTTCCAATAGTATTTCTTTCAACTACTATACCATCTCTATTAACTACATAATCATCAATAGATGCACCTGTAGGTAATTGGTCAGCCATTTGGTCAAGATTGCTTACAAATTGATATCCCCACATAGTTCCGTGTTCAATGCCTTCTTCAATTCTAAAAACTTCACCAGCATAATTAACCGTGGTAGCGGTTCCATCATCATCATTAGGTCCTACTGTTTGTGGACTAACATTTAGCTTGGTAACTTCGTTGGATGAAGTATCAAATATGATGTTGGTATTCCATTTAAAGTCTCCATCTCTAAAAATATCTGCACCTAAACTCATTTCTATTGTTTCGAATTCAAGTGTTCCAGCATTTACCCATTGTTTGTCATAACCACCTGAAAGTGGTGGAAATAAATCAACTAACATAAATTGGTCTTCTGTTTTTGATTGTGAGTAAACCGCTTCAAAGTTAATTCTGTTAAATAATTTTGTTGAAAAACCAAATTCTAATTCTGAAGTTTGTGATGGTTTTAAATCTGGGTTTGCTGCTATACTAAGACCTAAAACACCACTTTCAATTAGTTTTCTTCTATATTGCCAGTCATATCCTGGTCTTTGACCAGCTGTACCATAAGCAACATGGAATTTCATTTCGTCAATATTGTCTATATTTAAATCTTTTGAGATTCTGTAGGCCCCAGACACACGATAATAATTATTCCATTTCTCATTTTCACCAAAGGTAGATGATCCATCTGTTCTGAACATGGCATCCAAAATATAGCGGTCTTTATAATCTAAACCAATAATACCAAATACGTTTCTAGCATTTATTGATTCTTCGTCTGATGATATAAATGCGTCTTGATAGTTATCTAATGATATTGCTTCACCATCATATATTTGGTTAGATCCATAGGAGTCAAATTCTGAATAATCGCTATCCTCCATTAAATAACTCAATTTAGAGGTTACATTTAATTCGTCAAATTGTTTATAGAAATTTAACGTGAATTGTGCTTTTTGCGATGTGTTTCTAGAATGGAACATGTAGTAGTTTCCTTGTATACTTTGTGTAAACAAAGTCGCTTGCGTTCCTCCAGTTGTTAGATTTTCATTGGAGTTGAAATCTGTATATTTAGAGTCGTAAGTTTCAATAGCATACTCTGCATCAAAATTTAAATAATCAGTAAATTTAAGATTCACTTTATAAGAGCCTAGAAACTTATTTATAGTTTCTCTTTCAGGATTTGACCAAAGTGGATAAATAGGATTGGTTGATGTTTCTTCAAATCTATTAGGAACCAGTACGTAAGGTTGCCCATTAAGATTTGTTCCGTTTAAATTAGAATCTGGTTGAGAGATAAGTAAATCAAAAAATATGTCACCAGTACCACCTGGAGCTTGGTCGTTTGTTCTAATAAAGTTGTTGTAAGCATCTAAAGTTAACCAATCATTGATTTTATAATTGGCATTTAATCTAGCAGCAACTCTTTCGTAACCTTTTGTTTCTTTTAATACTCCTTCAGTATCACTTTTTTCAGCAGAGAAAAATACATTTGATTTTTCACTACCAGATGATGCTGAAACATATAAATTAGAAGTAGTTCCAGATCTGAAGAAATCTTTTTGAGGATTATATAAAACGCCATATGGATTGTCTGCGTATTGATCATCACTTTCTATTCTAGAACCTGATATGCCACTGTAATCTACGTTGTCATAGTTTGCAGGGTAGTTTATGCCTTCGTATTTAGTATATATACCTTTGTAGTTCTCCCAATCTGACGCTAATTGATAGTGGTGAGAATTACTTGTTTCAACAAAATTGTTTAATCTAGAGAACCCAATTTCAGATTTTAAAGTAACACTTACTACACCTTCTTTACCTCTTTTAGTTGTAATAACAATAACACCATTCCCTGCGCGAGAACCATAAAGAGCAGATGCCGAAGCACCTTTTACAACCTCAATAGAGGCGATGTCATCAGAATTTACATCTTGTAGTCCCCCTTCAACAAATACACCATCTACAATTACTAATGGTGCTTGAGAACCAAAGAAATTATTAGCTCCTCTTAATTGAATATTGGCCCCTTGTCCTGGTTGTCCTAAATTGGTTACATTAACACCTGCAACTTTACCTTGTAAAACACTTGCGGCAGATGTGGTTGGTATATCTTGAAGATCTTTTTCTCCAACTTTGTTTACAGTTACAGATAATTTGTTTCTTGAAGTTGCACCAGCAACACCAGTAATGACAATTTCATCAAGTGAGGTTGCGTCTTCTGTTAGTGTAACATTAATTGTGTTTGATTCTCCTACTTTGACTTCTTTTTTAGTATATCCAATAAAACTAAAAACAAGAGTAGACCCTTGGTTTGCTGTTATTGAATATTTACCATCGAAATCTGTTGAAGTACCATATGTACTTCCTTTTACTAAGACTGTAGACCCAGGAAGCGGTAAACCAGAGTTGTCTGATACGATACCTGTAATAGTCTTTTCTTGTGCGAACGTTAGTTGCACGACAAACGCTAACAATAGCGTTAGTATTCCACTAAACTTTGTTTTCATGTTATAATTATTTGAATTAGTCAACGTAAAAATCTTAATAATAAGTTAATAAAACAATAAATAATGGTTAAAATTTATTGTTATTGATAAGATGATTAAAAAAATGGGTGTATTTTCAGAAATTAGCAACAAGGCTTATGTGTATTTTGGAATTAGATACTTTGAATGGGCTGCCCTCATTTTTTCCATTGGCATAATTGAATTTTAGCAAGCCAGATTTTGTTAAAATTCCGAACCCAAAACCATAGCCGTAAAGTTTTTCTTTGGTGTTATTTATTTGGTTTTCAAAATACGCTATATCGGTAATAGAATGTAAGTATATGTTGCTGTTAAGTTGGTAGCGGTATTCAATATTTGTTAAGCCATAAAAGGAAGCTAATATGCTATTTTCTTCAAAACCTCTTATGGAATTAATGCCACCAAAGCGTAATAATTCATTCTCAAAATAAGTGTTTGAAATTATGTTTTTTGCGTTCATTCTTAAAAAAACACTATTTTGGTTGTTAAGCGCTATTATTTTGTAACTATCAATGAGCCATTGGGTTTGTTTTTCAGAGGTTTCTAGTGTTTTTCGTTTGCCAATACCTGTTTCCAAATATAAGGCTGTTTTTATAGGAAATAATAGATTTTGATGCTGAGATTTTAAGTATTGGTACTCAAAGGTGGCATAATTTGATTTGTAATCTTCTATAAATAAAGTGGAAGTTGTGTTTAAAAGATTATTAGATTCAACGGAAGAAATACCTGTTGATATTTTGTGTTTAGGGTTTATTTGATAGTGTATTTTAGCTGATTGATTGACAGTGGTAAAACTGCTGTCTTTTTTAAAAATATTTAATTGAAAATCTATGCCAATAGGGGTGTTAAATAAATAAGGGAGACTTAAATCTGCATTAAAGGTTTTTTGGTCATTTTCATCACTTTTATATTCAAGTTTAAAAGTTTCACCATAATTTAAGTTGTTTTCAAGGCTTAGATTAACATAACCATCAAACGCTAATTTAGTAGTTTCTTCATTAGTGCCAAAACCTAAAAAACCATCAAAGCCATTACTTTTTGTTTTTTTTATATACATATATAGGGTAGTAGAATCTTTTGAAAACAAAACTTCAGGAGGCTTGATTGTGTTAGCAAATCTTAAATTGTTTAATTGTGCTGCTTTTTCTTTTATTTCTTTTAGGTTGAAAATCTTATTCTTTTTAATTTTTAAATAATGTTTCAAATACGCTTTTGGAAAATTTTCATAGCCTTTAATGATAATATTGTTTAGCAGTCGTTTTTGAGTTTTTGATTCAATTATTAAATCTGCTTTTAGTTGATTGTTCTTTTTTACTTCAATTTGAGATAAATATAATTTAGAAAAAGGAAATCCTTTTTCTATAAGTTTAGAGTTTAAATGTGTTAAAATGCTTTCGGTGTTTTCAATATCAATCACAAAATAATTGTCATGCATGGTTTTAGAAATGAATTGAATCATTGAAGGTTCAATTACATTTTTATTGTAGTATATATATATGGTGTTGTATTTTGTTTTTAATTGAATTGTTGCAACAAAAGTAGAATCGTTAATTTGATCAATTGTGTCAAGACTATTCTCAATATATCCTATTTTATATAGTTGTTTTTGTAGTGCGTTAACTTCTTGTGTTATGGAAGTGTAATTTATGTGTTTTTTTTTGTAGTCTATTTTTTTTAGTATTTCAATATCATCATTGCTTTTTCCATTAATTTTTAGATGTAAATTTTGGCAAAATGCTTCCAAAGAAAAAAAGGTATATATAATAAGGAGTAAATATGATGTTTTCAGCACGTTGAAATTCAGCTTTGTTTTTGTGTAAATCTAACGGAAAAAGAACACTTATAATATGGGAGTCGAAATATTTTTTGAAAACTCTTAAAAATTAATGAATTAGGATTTGAATTATTCATTTTAATTTTTACCTTTGCAGCCCTCTTAAAAGAGGATTTTAAAATTTATATATAATATATATGCCAACAATTTCACAATTAGTAAGAATAGGAAGAGCCAAAATAACCAAGAAGAGTAAATCGGCTGCTTTAGATTCTTGTCCGCAAAGACGTGGTGTGTGTACTCGTGTTTACACGACAACTCCAAAAAAACCTAACTCAGCAATGCGTAAGGTAGCAAGGGTTCGTTTGACAAACGGTAACGAGGTTAATGCATACATTGGTGGAGAAGGACACAATCTACAAGAGCACTCGATAGTATTGGTTAGAGGTGGAAGGGTAAAAGATTTACCAGGAGTTAGATATCACATTGTACGTGGTGCTTTAGACACGGCAGGTGTTTCGGGTAGAACGCAACGTAGATCTAAGTATGGTGCTAAACGCCCTAAGAAGTAATTAAAACTTTAAGAAGAAGACATGAGAAAAAGAGCAGCAAAAAAGAGACCGCTTTTACCGGATCCACGTTTTAACGATCAGTTAGTAACTCGTTTCGTTAACATGATGATGTGGGATGGAAAAAAGTCTGTCGCTTTTAAAGTATTCTACGATGCAATTGATATTGTAGAGTCTAAAAAAACTGACGAAGAAAAAACAGCTTTAGAGGTGTGGAAAGATGCTTTGTCTAATGTGATGCCTCACGTAGAAGTGCGTAGCCGTCGTGTTGGAGGTGCAACATTTCAAATCCCAATGCAAATTCGTCCAGACCGTAAAGTTTCTACAGCAATGAAATGGTTGATTAGCTATTCACGTAAAAGAAACGAAAAATCTATGGCGCAACGTTTAGCTTCAGAAATTTTGGCAGCAGCTAAAGAAGAAGGAGCGGCCGTTAAGAAAAGAGTAGATACTCACAAAATGGCAGAAGCCAATAAAGCATTCTCTCACTTTAGATTTTAATAGGACATGGCAAGAGATTTAAAATTAACAAGAAATATAGGTATTGCTGCGCATATTGATGCAGGAAAAACTACAACAACAGAGCGTATTCTTTTTTATACGGGGGTGTCTCATAAAATTGGAGAGGTTCATGATGGGGCTTCAACAATGGACTGGATGGAACAAGAGGCAGAAAGAGGTATTACTATTACTTCTGCTGCAACAACTTGTGACTGGGTGTTTCCTAAAGAAAATGGAGAGCCAACCGAAGATGCGCAAAGTTATCATTTTAATATTATTGATACTCCAGGTCACGTTGATTTTACCGTAGAGGTAAATCGTTCTTTACGTGTACTTGATGGTCTTGTATTCTTATTTAGTGCAGTTGATGGTGTAGAGCCTCAATCTGAAACTAACTGGAGACTAGCTGACAACTATAAAGTGCCTAGAATTGGTTTCGTTAATAAAATGGACCGTCAAGGATCTAACTTTTTAGGTGTTTGTCAACAAGTAAAAGATATGTTAAAGTCTAATGCAGTGCCAATTGTTTTGAATATTGGTGATGAAATTGACTTTAAAGGTATTGTAGATTTAGTTAAAAACAGAGCTATTGTATGGCATGATGATAACTACGGGTCTACATTTGATGTTATTGACATTCCTGAAGATATGAAAGAAGAAGCTCGTAAATATAGAGCTTTGTTAATCGAAGAAGTTGCATCTTACGATGAAAACTTATTAGAGAAATTCATGGAAGATGAAGATTCTATTACAGAAGAAGAAGTGCACGCTGCACTTAGAGCTGCTGTAATGGATATGGCTATTATACCAATGGTATGTGGGTCTTCATTCAAAAATAAAGGGGTACAGTTTTTATTAGATGCTGTATGCCGTTACTTACCTTCTCCTTTAGATAGAGAAAGTGTTGTTGGAACAAATCCAGATACAGATAAAGAGGAAAGACGTAAGCCGTCAGTGAACGAACCTTTTGCTGCTTTAGCTTTTAAAATTGCTACAGATCCTTTTGTTGGACGTTTAGCTTTCTTTAGAGCATATTCAGGTCGTTTAGATGCAGGTTCTTATATTTTGAACAACCGTTCAGGTAAAAAAGAGCGTATCTCTCGTATATACCAAATGCACTCAAATAAGCAAAATGCTATCGATTTTATCGAAGCAGGAGATATTGGTGCAGCAGTAGGATTTAAAGATATCAAGACTGGTGATACCATGTCTGATGAAAAACATCCAATTGTTTTAGAATCTATGGACTTCCCTGATCCGGTAATTGGTATTGCGGTAGAGCCTAAAACTAAAGCAGATGTTGATAAAATGGGTATGGCTTTAGCTAAGTTGGCTGAAGAAGATCCAACATTCACAGCAAGAACTGACGAAGCTTCAGGACAGACTATTATTTCTGGAATGGGTGAGCTTCACTTAGATATTATTGTAGACCGTCTTAAACGTGAGTTTAAGGTAGAGGTAAATCAAGGGCAGCCACAAGTAGAGTACAAAGAAGCTATTACACAACGTGCAGAACACAGAGAAGTTTATAAGAAACAATCTGGTGGACGTGGTAAATTCGCAGATATTGTATTTACATTAGAACCTGCAGAAGAAGGAAAAGTTGGTTTAGAGTTTGTTTCTGAAATTAAAGGAGGTAACGTTCCTAAAGAATTTATCCCTTCAATCGAGAAAGGATTCAAAATGGCCATGGTTAATGGTCCATTGGCTGGATATGAAGTAGATGCTATGAAAGTAACATTAACTGATGGATCTTACCATGATGTGGATTCAGATCAGTTATCTTTCGAATTGGCTGCGAAACTTGGATTTAAAAATGCTGCAAAAGCTGCAAAAGCAGTAATTATGGAGCCAATCATGAAACTTGAGGTGATTACACCTGAAGAAAACATGGGTGACATTGTAGGAGATTTAAATAGACGTCGTGGACAAGTTAGTGATATGGGTGACAGAGCCGGAGCAAAAACAGTAAAAGCTACTGTGCCACTATCGGAAATGTTTGGTTATGTTACAACTTTAAGAACATTATCATCTGGTCGTGCAACGTCTACTATGGAATTTTCACATTATGCTGAAACACCTTCTAATATATCAGAAGAAGTTATTAAAGCTGCTAAAGGCATTGAATCGTAAATCTTAAGAAAATGAGTCAGAAAATCAGAATAAAATTAAAATCTTACGATCACAATTTAGTAGATAAATCTGCTGATAAGATTGTAAAAACAGTAAAAAGTACAGGTGCCGTGGTAACAGGACCAATTCCATTACCTACACATAAGAAAATTTTCACTGTATTACGTTCTCCACACGTAAACAAGAAATCAAGAGAACAATTTCAATTAAGCTCTTATAAGCGTTTACTTGATATTTATTCTTCATCATCAAAAACTATTGATGCCTTGATGAAACTTGAATTACCAAGTGGTGTTGAAGTAGAGATTAAAGTATAAGTAAATTATCGCTAAGCACAGTCTAAGCGAAACATGTCCTGAGCTGCGTGCAAGGGAAAAACGGTAAAAATACAATTCAAGGCTGAATGTATTTTCAGCCTTGAGTTTTAAATAACAAATAGTAATAATTAATAAATAATAAATATGTCTGGGTTAATTGGAAAAAAAATCGGTATGACCAGCATTTTCGATGAAAAAGGGAAAAATATTCCTTGTACAGTAATCGAAGCTGGACCATGTATCGTTACCCAAGTCAGAACTGAAGAAGTTGACGGCTATGAAGCTATTCAACTTGGTTTCGATGACGCGACAGAAAAAAGTGCTACTAAAGCGGACTTAGGTCATGCTAAAAAAGCAGGAACTTCTGTAAAACGCAAAATCGTAGAATTCCAAGGTTTTGATAAGGAGTACAAATTAGGTGATGCTGTAACGGTAGAGCACTTTATTGAAGGTGAATTTGTTGATATTTCTGGAGTTTCTAAAGGAAAAGGATTTCAGGGTGTTGTAAAACGTCATGGTTTTGGTGGTGTAGGTCAAGCTACTCACGGTCAGCATAATCGTTTAAGAGCTCCAGGTTCCATTGGCGCCGCTTCATATCCTGCGAGAGTTTTCAAAGGAATGAAAATGGCCGGAAGAATGGGTGGAGAAACAGTGAAAGTTGAAAATTTAAGAGTTTTAAAAGTAGTAGCAGATAAAAATCTACTCGTTGTAAAAGGGTGTGTACCCGGACACAAAAATTCTTATGTAATTATTAGAAAATAATGAAAGTAGCAGTTTTAGATATAAACGGAAAAGACACAGGTAGAAAGGCAGACCTTTCTAAAGATGTGTTTGCTATTGAGCCTAATAATCACGCTGTGTATTTGGATGTTAAACAATATTTAGCAAACCAAAGACAAGGAACTCACAAATCGAAAGAAAGAGCTGAGATTTCAGGTTCTACACGTAAGATTAAAAAGCAAAAAGGTACTGGTACAGCAAGAGCAGGTAGTATTAAGTCTGGTGTATTTAAAGGTGGAGGTCGTATGTTCGGTCCTAGACCAAGAAACTACAGCTTCAAACTTAATAAAAACTTGAAGCGTTTAGCACGTAAATCTGCCTTCAGTATCAAAGCAGGAGAACAAGCTATCACGGTTTTAGAAGACTTTAATTTTGATACTGTAAAGACTAAGAACTTTACAGCCGTTTTAAAGGCTTTAAACCTTGAAGATAAAAAAACACTGTTTGTGTTGGGTGGCTCAAATAATAACGTATATTTGTCCTCGCGCAATTTAAAAAGCTCTGAAGTTGTAACGTCTTCAGAATTAAGTACTTATAAGATTTTAAATGCAAATCAAGTAGTGCTTTTAGAAGGAGCTTTAGCAGGAATTGAATCAAACTTAAGTAAATAGAAACCATGAGTATCTTAATTAAACCTATAATCACAGAAAAAGCGACAGCAGATAGCGAGTTAAGAAATTGCTATACTTTCGCGGTGAATACTAAGGCGAACAAGGTAGAAATCAAAAAGGCTGTGGAAGCAACCTATGGCGTTTCTGTTGAAAAAGTTCGTACTATAAATGTCCGTCCAGATCGTAGTACCAAGTACACAAAAACTGGTATTCAACATGGTAAAACAAATGCTGTTAAAAAAGCACTTGTACAACTGGCGGAAGGTGAAATGATTGATTTATACAGTAACATGTAATTAAAGACTAATGTCAGTAAGAAAATTAAAACCAATCACACCAGGACAGCGATTTAGAGTAGTTAATGGATTTGACGCCATTACTACTGATAAGCCGGAGAAAAGTTTACTTGCTCCGAATAAAAGGTCTGGTGGTAGAAACAGTCAAGGAAAAATGACCATGCGCTATATTGGTGGAGGTCATAAAAGAAAGTATCGTATTATCGATTTCAAAAGAGACAAAGCAGGTATTCCTGCCGAAGTGAAATCAATAGAATATGATCCAAACAGAACTGCTTTTATAGCTTTATTGAATTATCAAGATGGCGAAAAAAGATACATTATTGCTCAAAATGGTTTGCAAGTTGGGCAAAATGTAGTGTCAGGTCAAGAGGGTATTGCTCCAGAAATTGGAAACTCAATGCCGCTTAGCCAAATTCCATTAGGAACTATTATTTCTTGTGTAGAGTTACGTCCAGGTCAAGGAGCTATTATGGCTCGTTCTGCTGGAGCTTTTGCTCAGTTAATGGCAAGAGATGGTAAATTTGCAACTATTAAATTACCTTCAGGTGAAACAAGATTAATTCTTGTTAACTGTATGGCTACTATAGGTGTTGTATCTAATTCAGATCACCAATTGTTAGTGTCTGGTAAAGCAGGTAGAACAAGATGGTTGGGCAGACGTCCGCGTACTAGACCAGTTGTAATGAATCCTGTTGATCATCCAATGGGTGGTGGTGAAGGTAAATCTTCTGGTGGACACCCTCGTTCTAGAAATGGTGTTCCAGCTAAAGGATACAGAACCCGTTCTAAAAAGAATGCAAGTAATAAATATATTGTAGAACGTAGAAAGAAATAAGACATGGCAAGATCATTAAAAAAGGGACCTTACGTTCATTATAAATTAGAGAAAAAAGTTGCTGTAAATGTTGAAACTAACAAAAAAACAGTTATCAAAACTTGGTCTAGAGCCAGTATGATTACTCCTGATTTTGTTGGACAAACGATAGCAGTGCACAATGGCCGTCAATTTGTACCTGTATATGTTACAGAGAACATGGTTGGTCATAAACTTGGAGAATTTTCACCAACACGTTCATTCCGTGGGCATGCAGGTGCTAAAAATAAAGGTAAAAAATAGTAAGCAATGGGAAGTCGTAAAAAACAAATGGCAGACGCTATTAAGGAAGGGAAAAAGCAAGTGGCTTTTGCAAAACTTAATAACTGTCCTACATCACCAAGAAAAATGCGTTTAGTAGCCGATTTAGTAAGAGGTGAACGCGTAGAAAAAGCGCTTAATATTTTGAAATTCAACCAAAAAGAAGCTTCTGGTAAATTAGAAAAATTGTTATTGTCTGCTATTGCAAACTGGCAATCTAAAAATGAAGAGGCTAATCTTGAAGAAGCTGAATTAATCGTAAAAGAGATTAGAGTTGATGGCGGATC is a window from the Pseudalgibacter alginicilyticus genome containing:
- the rplV gene encoding 50S ribosomal protein L22, with protein sequence MGSRKKQMADAIKEGKKQVAFAKLNNCPTSPRKMRLVADLVRGERVEKALNILKFNQKEASGKLEKLLLSAIANWQSKNEEANLEEAELIVKEIRVDGGSMLKRLRPAPQGRAHRIRKRSNHVTLVVGANNNTQS